In Candidatus Nitrosotenuis uzonensis, one DNA window encodes the following:
- a CDS encoding translation initiation factor eIF-1A: MGKRKVLNESELKDIQLPQQGELLGRVIKLLGSDQVLVKCTDGKTRRGRIRGKLKRRIWIRDNDVVIIAPWDFKQDDRGDITWRFTLAQVDWLKENDHLPKDF; this comes from the coding sequence TTGGGAAAGCGTAAAGTTCTAAATGAAAGTGAGCTTAAAGACATACAACTACCACAACAGGGTGAGCTCTTGGGTAGAGTGATAAAGCTACTTGGCAGTGATCAGGTTCTGGTAAAATGTACTGATGGTAAAACAAGGCGAGGCCGAATAAGAGGCAAGCTTAAGCGTCGCATTTGGATTAGAGACAACGATGTTGTGATAATAGCTCCGTGGGATTTCAAACAAGATGACAGAGGAGACATAACATGGAGATTCACACTCGCACAAGTTGACTGGCTTAAAGAAAATGATCATCTTCCAAAAGATTTCTAG
- a CDS encoding translation initiation factor IF-2 subunit beta, with product MAKADYEKLLKRIQDKISEKKTGTGERFEIPSPDVMWEGQRTILRNFMDFPKVLRRDADKILQYLSKEFATPAERSGDKAIFVGRREPHDFTRLLEIYVKDYLECPTCKSPDTKIEKENRISFLVCEACGAKSSLKGKYA from the coding sequence ATGGCAAAGGCAGACTACGAAAAGCTACTCAAGCGCATTCAGGACAAAATATCAGAAAAAAAGACGGGCACGGGCGAGAGATTTGAGATTCCATCTCCAGATGTCATGTGGGAAGGGCAGCGAACTATACTGCGCAATTTCATGGACTTTCCAAAGGTGCTCAGGCGTGATGCAGACAAAATTCTACAATATCTTTCAAAAGAATTTGCAACCCCTGCAGAACGCAGCGGCGATAAGGCCATATTTGTTGGGAGGCGAGAGCCACACGACTTTACACGTTTGCTTGAAATTTATGTAAAAGACTATCTGGAATGTCCCACATGTAAGAGTCCTGATACGAAAATTGAAAAGGAAAACAGAATTTCGTTTCTTGTATGTGAGGCATGTGGAGCAAAATCCTCGCTTAAAGGTAAATATGCATAA
- a CDS encoding DUF424 domain-containing protein, whose amino-acid sequence MRFFVRTSNYQNSRMLNICDEDVLERVVKNNDVEIRISKSYYGQRLVDGMEAEDLMRKSSIINIVGKESVEMSIDLKIGSRAGVKVIDGVPFLIVFKM is encoded by the coding sequence ATGCGGTTTTTTGTCAGGACGTCTAACTATCAGAACAGCAGGATGCTGAATATTTGTGATGAGGATGTGCTTGAACGCGTTGTCAAAAACAATGACGTTGAAATAAGAATCAGTAAAAGCTACTATGGACAAAGACTGGTGGACGGCATGGAGGCAGAGGATCTGATGAGAAAGTCATCTATTATCAATATAGTTGGCAAAGAGTCAGTCGAAATGTCAATTGATCTGAAAATAGGTTCTAGAGCAGGAGTCAAAGTAATTGATGGTGTACCATTTCTGATTGTTTTCAAAATGTAA
- a CDS encoding serine protein kinase RIO gives MSSDDYEDIVDSDLDDLEIDEKFERIFAKKKKTLDDGFKKFKTVNQVLDKSTMFTMYEMINAKIISYVNGIVRAGKESVLFWAVGPDGKDVALKVYLVSTSSFKKRMPYIMGDPRFSRVKHGTKNMVYLWAKKEFRNLQLCHKKNLPVVRPIHVEKNVLAMEFVGKDGVPAPTLHEIEVDESDYQQAVSLLTRLYKEAHLVHCDFSEYNVFKTENRLVLFDLGSAVDTMHPNAQNFLERDIKNMSYFFAKRGLIVQNPADVLEKIIS, from the coding sequence ATGTCATCTGACGATTACGAGGATATTGTCGATTCAGATCTTGATGATCTTGAAATTGACGAAAAATTCGAGCGTATATTTGCAAAAAAGAAAAAAACACTAGATGACGGCTTTAAGAAATTCAAAACGGTAAATCAGGTTCTTGACAAATCCACAATGTTCACAATGTATGAGATGATAAACGCAAAGATAATCTCGTATGTTAACGGAATAGTAAGAGCAGGGAAGGAATCCGTTCTATTCTGGGCGGTTGGCCCGGACGGAAAGGATGTGGCACTCAAGGTGTATCTGGTATCTACGTCCAGCTTCAAAAAACGTATGCCCTACATAATGGGAGATCCACGATTCTCACGCGTCAAACATGGCACAAAGAATATGGTGTATCTTTGGGCAAAAAAAGAGTTTAGGAATTTACAACTATGTCATAAAAAAAACCTACCCGTAGTACGACCCATTCATGTAGAAAAGAACGTCCTTGCTATGGAGTTTGTTGGAAAGGATGGAGTCCCTGCTCCAACACTTCATGAAATTGAAGTGGATGAAAGCGATTATCAACAGGCAGTATCCTTACTAACTAGGTTGTATAAAGAAGCGCATCTTGTCCACTGTGACTTTTCTGAATACAATGTTTTCAAAACGGAAAATAGGCTCGTATTGTTTGATCTGGGTTCCGCAGTCGATACAATGCACCCAAATGCTCAAAATTTCCTTGAAAGAGACATTAAAAATATGTCGTACTTCTTTGCAAAAAGAGGCTTGATAGTACAAAACCCGGCTGATGTGCTAGAAAAAATAATATCATGA
- a CDS encoding KH domain-containing protein: MSFEKLIRIPADRVGALIGRSGKVKAEIERICFVKLQIDSETGEIEVTSNGAIDQIQPFKAVEIVTAIGRGFSPHNAMKLLKEEYLLHVMDLRDFVGKSPQQIERIKGRIIGEGGRARVNMENLTNTSICVYGKTVSIIGEPHQIKVAISAITSISTGSKHGSVYGKLEANRRREKLDRLQLWETDV; this comes from the coding sequence ATGAGCTTTGAGAAATTAATAAGAATTCCAGCTGACCGTGTAGGTGCCCTTATTGGAAGATCTGGTAAAGTAAAGGCAGAGATAGAACGAATCTGTTTTGTCAAACTTCAAATCGATAGCGAAACGGGAGAAATCGAAGTCACCAGTAACGGCGCAATTGATCAGATCCAGCCGTTTAAGGCAGTAGAAATCGTTACAGCAATTGGGCGTGGTTTTTCGCCCCATAATGCGATGAAGCTGCTCAAAGAAGAGTATTTACTGCATGTAATGGATCTGAGAGATTTTGTTGGCAAATCGCCACAACAAATTGAAAGGATAAAAGGAAGAATAATTGGAGAGGGAGGTAGGGCCAGAGTAAACATGGAAAATTTAACAAATACTAGCATTTGCGTTTATGGAAAGACGGTCTCAATAATAGGAGAACCGCATCAGATCAAAGTTGCAATCTCTGCCATCACCTCGATTTCTACTGGCAGCAAGCACGGTTCTGTTTATGGCAAACTTGAGGCAAACAGGCGAAGGGAAAAACTAGATAGACTACAGTTGTGGGAAACAGATGTCTAA